The nucleotide window TGTTATGTGCAAAAAATTGTATATGCTATATGCAAAAATATGTATACTATATCAAAGAAATACAcacaacacataaatttttgtgtATGACACAAATTTTGATATATAGCATAGAATTTTTTATGTGCATCACAGAAATTTTTAGAAGATTATATATCTAGGACATTGACTCACCCAACTAACAAAATACATTCACAACAAAAATTTGTATGCTATGTGCAAAATATTGTATGCTATatgcaaaaatatatatatactatatcaataaaatatacataacaCAAATTTTGGTGTAcgataaaaattttgatgcatagCTCATAAATTTTTGGAAGATTACATATCCAAAACATTGACTCATCCAATTAACAAAATACACTAACAATAAAAATTTGTGTGTTATGTGTAAAATCTTGTGtactatatcaataaatttgtaatattacaaatatattttatgctatgttttaaaatttgtgtactacaaaaaacacaaaaaaaaaataagatgtagTGACATATacacattatttttattgactTTACACTAATTTAATTGAACTTAATTACAAAAACACATGTAGTTACTCGATTTCTAATCTCatcataaataaacaaaatttatgtttgatagagatatttacaatattttatattatattttataatttacatgtagatcatatgtaaaaaatattttttatttaatttgattttataaaaatacttctaaaactaaaaaaaaaaatttagtgcacTGCTATTAGGCTAGCAATCACAcacaaatagaaaaaataaagaattaatataTAAGAAAGGGAGTTAAAGTAACGTTTGATAATGGCTTTATTAGACTCGCCTACAATCTTTATGAGAACTTATGCCATTTAAActatattattgttgttgaactATTAAACATTTAAACTATAAAACTATTATCAATTACCTGACCGGTCTACTTACCGGTCTGGTTTTCATAACCTTGGGAAAAAGGGTTGCAATTTCTGAACCGAGTCATAAAACATTTTCAGGTGTTCGAGATTTTGAGGCGTTTGAATCTCCCCAACACACGGTAACCCTGACCCATTCATTCTAACTATTTGTTCCTCACATTCTTCAATTTCCATAGAATTTAACGTTCACGTTTTTCGATTCATATGTCTTTCACTACTGTCACTCTTTAATTTTGCGTATATTTATATGTTATAGCAAACTTTTGCGAATTCCCTTTGCTTCTCGGAGTGAGAAATAATGTGTAaagttcattttttttgttgggtCAGATATGCCAGCGATGAAAtttgatgctattgaacccaatTTGAAGAGAGCAAGAAATACTAATGGTAGTGTTAGTGAGAGGGAAGGGAATGAAGATAGGCTCAGTGACTTACCGGATTGTGTTCTGATTCACTTGTTGGAATTCCTAACAACCAAAGATGCTGTTAGGACTACTCTCTTGTCCAAAAGATGGAAGGATCTATGGAAACGAGTTCCTTCTCTTAGATTACGTAGCACAGACCCTGAATTTCGACATATGACATTGTTCAAGAAATTTGTTAATAAGGTTCTATCTTTTCGTGACGGCTCTGCTCCACTCCACAGCCTAGATTTCTGTTATAATGGTCTTATCCCACCTACGCTTTTGATAAGGGTTGTGAAATATGCTAAATCACATAGGATTGAGCAATTGAGACTCAATATTGATTCTGGTGGTATAGAGTTGCCACCTTgcttgttttccattcaaactaTAACGTGGCTTGATCTTTCAGTTCCTAGTGGAGAGGCCCTCGGATTGCTTCCAAAGTTTCTAAATATGACAGCTTTAATGAGTTTGCGTCTTAGGAGATTTGCTTTTAGTGCTGGTGATGGCGAACTGGTGGATCCCTTTTCGGGTTGTATCAAGTTGAAGACTTTGGTCATTGAGCATTATGTTGTAAAGGTTCCACATATCCTCTGCATTTCAAATGTTACACTTACCAATTTGACCATTCATTCTTCCCCTTTTCATAGCAAAGAAGCTTATGAAATTGTGCTATCAACTCCGAGTCTTCGTTCTTTTGCTTATCGGGGTGTTATCTCTCAGAAAATCTCTTCAAAAAgcaatctttcttttcttgaagAAGTAAATATCGATGTTCCCAAATCGTTATTATCGAGTCGCTTGCACTCACCTTTCATCCTAATTAGCTGGCTGCAATTGCTTGCTAATGTAAGATCATTGACTGTCAGTTCATGTACTCTTGAGGTAtcttagtttagttttcttttttatatagcAAGATTTCTTGTCCTTAGATGCATTTTCAAGTGTAAGTTTTGTCTTGAGCAATCTTGTGAATTTGTGTAGATTCTCTCCAAAATCCCAGATTTGGTGAACACTGAAAGCCCATGCTTGGATAACTTGAAATCATTGATAGTGAAAGTGCAGAAGTTTCGCAGGCCGGTGAAGCTACATAAAGCAGAACTGCAACTGTCATCTCCACGAATTGATGGAGCAGTTGATTTCCTAATTCGAAACTCCCTCTTTCCAGAGGTTACTATAGTAGATTACTGAAGGTAACATGGATGTTTTTCCATTGACTAGAGATTCATAATATCTTGTTCTTTCTTACAGTAAATTATCCTTTTTTCTGTAAtaatttcaaagaaaaatagtagagaatttcaagaatttgaaaaataatatcttttcatgTTTTCATGGGGATGTGTTCACTTCActgtcaaattttattttataatggtTGTTTGATCtgataatttattgattttaactttttaagaTTTCTTAATGCATTTTTTCCCAAGGTTAGTTTGTAATTGCATTCATATAACTTATCTCTTTTCTCTTGACTTGCTTCTTGTTGCAGCCATTGGCATTTATCGTGTGAAACTTACATGCCATTTTTTAGGATCTAATGGCTGTCAAATTTCAATTTGATTGGGCAATGTTTTATTGGATACGATTAGACATTTGGCCTCTAGATGTGGCAATAATTAGTTATGTTGCTGGAAGAGTGTTGCTGAAAATTTTACCATGCTGCTTAATGTCAATGCTTCAAGACTTGGTTGGGCTCTAAAAGTTGGAGTGGTGCAGTTGTGGCAGGTACCAGACAGAGATGGTGCTAGTGATGTGTTCATCATCAAAGGAAAAAGGCTTTTTTCATAGTGTCAGGAAGTTGGAATCTGAGTCTGACTTTAGGTTCAAAGGGGTTTTTACCATTGTGATTTGCTGTCATGAGAAACCGAATGGcaataatcaattttgatattttatgtttggaattTTTTAGTAAACTATTTATAATTATGAAAGATTTGAACATTGATACAACAAAGATTTAGTTAgttatacaacaacaacaaccaagccttgtcccactaagtggggtcggctacatgaattaAATGAcgtcattgtgctctgtcatgtattaTGTCTatagagagaccgtttacatgtagatctcgtttgaccacctcatggatgacCTTCTTAGGTCTTCTACTACCCTTCGCCCCTTGTTCATCTTCCATCttatccaccctcctgactggatgttctatcggtcttcttctcacatgttcAAACCAtttgagacgcgattcaaccatctttttcacaatgggtgctatttcaactctctcccttatatcttcgttccttattttatccaattgcgtatgaccactcatccatctcaacatcttcatctctgccacactcaatTTATGTTCGTGCTCTCCTCTAGCCgtccaacactccgtaccataaagcataACCGGTCTTATGGTGGtacgatagaatttacctttaagttttaaaggcacttttttatcgtatataaaaccagatgcactccgccattttgaccaacctgcttggatcctatgatttacatcctattcaatctctccattatcctgtatgatgcaccaaagatacttaaaacttttaacttttcgtaggatgttttctccaatcttcacctttatattagggttttcctttctcagactgaacttacattccatatattccgtcttggtATGGCTTATGCGCaaaccatacacttctagaacttctctccataactccaacttcttatttaggtattcccttgactctccgataagaacgatatcatcggcaaaaagcatgcaccatggcacaagTTCTTAGATGTGCTCTATGAGTACTtacaagactaatgtgaaaaggtatggacttaaggatgatccctggtgtaatcctataccaataggaaaTTTTTCTGTCACACCACTTTGAGttttcacactagttgtggccccatcatacatgtctttaattgcacgaatatatACAATCCTtactcctcttttctaaaacctttcATAAGATTTTTCTTGGTAttctatcatacgctttttctaAATCAACAAACATCATATGTAGATCatttttattactacgatacttctccatcatccttcttaataggtatatcacTTCAGTGGTAGATCTGTCTGgtataaatccaaattggttctctattacttgtgtctcttttctcaacctccgttctaccaccctttcccataacttcatggtatgactcataagcttgATCCTTCTATAGTTttcgcaactttgtatatcccccttattcttgtagataggtacaaAGGtactctttctccactcatcaagcatcttctttgaccttaaaatctcattaaaaagcttggttaactaattgatgcctttttctctaagacccttccaaacctcaatcgggatattatcaggtcttactgccctgccattagagcctcttttacctcgaagcctcgaatccttcgatagtagtcaaaattttgatcttcttcccttgtgcataaccGACCAAGACTCGAAAGAGTCTTCTGttcctcattaaataactcgtagaagtagttCTTCCACCTTttattaatcttctcctcttgagccaacactTCTCCATCtctatcctttatgcacttaacctgatccaaataTGTCGTTCTTCTTCCACGGCTCTTTGTGAttctatatatacttttttctccttctttcgtacccaaagactggtagagaccctcatatactcttgttcttgcttcatttacagccacttttgtctctttcttagccgccttatatttttctcAGTTATCTGCGttgcggcataaagaccactctttcaagcactctctttttatttttatcttatcttgtacACTCGTATTCCATCACCAGGACTCtttgtctcttggtcctattcaTTTAGATTCACCAAtgttttcttttgctgttcttctaataacttctgccatctccctccatatctcttccgcgcttccattctcatcccactttgcctcttctcctacccgtcttaggaagcttctttgttcttcacctttcatccgccaccacctcgtccttgggttcttcgtatgatgtcttttcttcaacttttactcaacgcgaaaatccatgacgagcaccctatgttgtgttgtcaaactctctcttgggataattttacaattaatgcaaaatttccggtcgactctcctcaacaagaagtcaatttgagagcttgtcatgccactcttataagttataagatgttcgtctctctttttaaaatatgtatttgtgatgagaagatcaaaggttgaaaaaaagtccaaaatagttttaccctcggcattgatcatcccgaaaccatggcctccgtgaatactcccatatccagtcacttctctcccaacatggccatttaaatctcctcctaaaaaaatcttatctcccaaagGAATGtcttgaaccaaactctctagatcctcctaaa belongs to Arachis duranensis cultivar V14167 chromosome 8, aradu.V14167.gnm2.J7QH, whole genome shotgun sequence and includes:
- the LOC107461103 gene encoding putative F-box/FBD/LRR-repeat protein At4g13965, with amino-acid sequence MPAMKFDAIEPNLKRARNTNGSVSEREGNEDRLSDLPDCVLIHLLEFLTTKDAVRTTLLSKRWKDLWKRVPSLRLRSTDPEFRHMTLFKKFVNKVLSFRDGSAPLHSLDFCYNGLIPPTLLIRVVKYAKSHRIEQLRLNIDSGGIELPPCLFSIQTITWLDLSVPSGEALGLLPKFLNMTALMSLRLRRFAFSAGDGELVDPFSGCIKLKTLVIEHYVVKVPHILCISNVTLTNLTIHSSPFHSKEAYEIVLSTPSLRSFAYRGVISQKISSKSNLSFLEEVNIDVPKSLLSSRLHSPFILISWLQLLANVRSLTVSSCTLEILSKIPDLVNTESPCLDNLKSLIVKVQKFRRPVKLHKAELQLSSPRIDGAVDFLIRNSLFPEVTIVDY